A portion of the Adhaeribacter radiodurans genome contains these proteins:
- a CDS encoding carbonic anhydrase family protein encodes MKTQTKESQSNLTPDEVLRILKEGNLRFINNLKANRNLLQQVNETSEGQFPFAAILSCIDSRTSAELIFDNGLGDIFSIRIAGNILNEDILGSMEFACRVAGSKLILVLGHTRCGAITGACNHIEMGHLTTLLKKIEPAIELETQTTSNRTGANEAFVQNVTNNNIFLTINRIRKESSILAELEQAGQIKIVGGLYDVETGKVIFYE; translated from the coding sequence ATGAAAACTCAAACCAAAGAATCGCAAAGCAACTTAACGCCCGATGAAGTCTTACGGATTTTAAAAGAAGGCAACTTGCGGTTTATAAACAACCTGAAAGCCAACCGCAATTTACTACAACAGGTAAACGAAACTTCGGAAGGTCAATTTCCTTTTGCGGCTATTTTAAGTTGCATCGATTCCCGAACTTCGGCCGAATTAATTTTTGACAATGGCCTAGGCGATATATTCAGCATCCGGATTGCCGGTAATATCCTAAACGAAGACATACTCGGGAGTATGGAATTTGCCTGCCGGGTGGCTGGTTCTAAACTGATATTAGTTTTAGGACATACCCGCTGCGGTGCTATTACGGGCGCATGTAACCATATTGAAATGGGCCATTTAACCACATTACTTAAAAAAATAGAGCCGGCCATTGAACTGGAAACACAAACTACCAGCAACAGAACCGGCGCAAATGAGGCCTTCGTACAAAATGTAACCAATAACAATATTTTTCTGACCATTAACCGCATCCGAAAAGAAAGCAGCATTTTGGCTGAACTCGAACAAGCTGGCCAGATAAAAATAGTAGGCGGATTATACGACGTAGAAACCGGTAAAGTAATTTTTTACGAATAA
- a CDS encoding endonuclease/exonuclease/phosphatase family protein encodes MKHRILFILFVLCSLPVLLRAQQLTVGTFNIRYDNPNDVGNLWVDRAPVVASLLRFHDYDIFGTQEGLKNQLDDISKALPSYERYGKGRDDGQEKGEHSAIFFKKDRFKLLKKGDFWLSQTPDKPSLGWDATCCNRICSWVYLQDGQTKKKFYFFNVHYDHQGVQARKESSKLILSKIKEIAGQEPVVLTGDFNGDHTSEWYQAVANSGLLFDTYKQVKNPYAVNASFNAFGKKLDGNEIIDHVFTTKDFKAQKWGLLTDTYHGKFPSDHFPVLVELSTGGK; translated from the coding sequence ATGAAACACCGTATTCTGTTTATTCTGTTTGTGCTATGTAGTTTGCCGGTACTGCTCCGGGCGCAGCAACTCACTGTAGGAACTTTTAATATCCGGTACGATAATCCAAATGATGTAGGTAATTTATGGGTAGACCGGGCACCAGTCGTAGCCAGTTTATTACGTTTCCATGATTATGATATTTTTGGCACCCAGGAAGGTTTGAAAAACCAATTAGATGATATTAGTAAGGCTTTGCCGTCGTACGAACGTTACGGCAAAGGCCGCGACGATGGGCAGGAGAAAGGAGAACATTCGGCTATTTTCTTTAAGAAAGATCGCTTTAAATTGCTTAAGAAAGGTGATTTCTGGTTATCGCAAACTCCGGATAAACCTTCGCTGGGTTGGGATGCTACCTGTTGCAATCGTATATGTTCCTGGGTTTATTTACAGGATGGGCAAACCAAGAAGAAATTTTACTTTTTTAACGTGCATTACGACCACCAGGGCGTACAGGCCCGCAAAGAAAGCAGTAAATTGATACTCAGTAAAATTAAAGAAATTGCCGGCCAGGAACCCGTAGTTTTAACCGGCGATTTTAACGGCGACCATACCAGCGAATGGTACCAGGCAGTAGCCAACTCCGGTTTACTTTTCGATACCTATAAACAAGTTAAAAACCCGTATGCCGTTAATGCCTCGTTTAACGCTTTTGGTAAAAAGCTTGATGGTAATGAGATTATTGATCATGTTTTCACTACCAAAGATTTTAAAGCGCAGAAATGGGGGCTTTTAACAGATACCTATCACGGTAAATTTCCGTCGGACCATTTCCCGGTTTTAGTAGAATTGAGCACTGGAGGAAAATAA
- the truB gene encoding tRNA pseudouridine(55) synthase TruB, giving the protein MREYDFETGEILLLDKPLHWTSFDVVKKVRNLLRVKKIGHAGTLDPLASGLLILCTGKYTKKIEEIQAQEKEYTGHFTIGKTTPSFDLETEVDQVCDYQQLTEQDIRAAAATFVGQINQVPPLFSAVKINGERAYTLARRGEEAEIKAKPIHIYAFEITKLELPLVHFRVVCSKGTYIRSLARDFGQQLGCGAHLSQLIRTRIGEYSLEQALTIADIQAIRKYQQEQHAGNS; this is encoded by the coding sequence ATGCGGGAATATGATTTTGAAACAGGCGAAATTCTTTTATTAGACAAACCACTGCACTGGACTTCTTTTGATGTGGTGAAAAAAGTACGGAATCTGCTCCGGGTAAAAAAAATCGGTCACGCCGGTACTTTAGATCCTTTAGCTTCCGGCTTATTAATTTTATGCACCGGAAAATACACCAAAAAGATAGAAGAAATTCAAGCGCAGGAGAAAGAATATACCGGCCATTTTACTATTGGTAAAACCACCCCTTCTTTTGACTTAGAAACCGAAGTAGACCAGGTTTGCGATTACCAACAACTCACCGAACAAGATATAAGGGCAGCAGCAGCTACTTTTGTTGGGCAAATCAATCAGGTACCGCCTTTGTTCTCGGCCGTAAAAATTAATGGGGAACGGGCTTATACCCTGGCGCGCCGGGGCGAAGAAGCAGAAATTAAAGCCAAGCCCATTCACATCTACGCTTTTGAAATTACTAAATTAGAACTACCCCTGGTACATTTTCGGGTAGTTTGCTCTAAAGGCACGTACATTCGCAGCCTGGCCCGGGACTTTGGTCAGCAATTAGGGTGTGGCGCGCACTTATCCCAATTAATTCGTACCCGCATTGGAGAGTACAGTTTAGAACAAGCCCTCACGATAGCTGACATCCAGGCTATTCGCAAGTACCAACAAGAGCAACATGCAGGTAATTCGTAG
- a CDS encoding translocation/assembly module TamB domain-containing protein, which translates to MENEINNKWTGVFKTTLRIVIGLFLFIFLLLAGLILALRQPSIQTSVVQKASTFLSSKIGHQVTIGRVDIRFFNKVILEKVKVLDRKKEELFYIGEAEASLSGFSLSNYRKLTIEQLKLVDPHAAFIRYKTADSMNLSVFLASIKKLIKSDTTKTAKAKFDFKINSLAIQNGHFRYENQKREPVTFGMDYQHLDIDSINVKISDIAFLGDTIQTRITDLQAHEHKSNANLKNLDARMVYAPTFWEFAELDLRLNNSNLRHYVRFDYKRFWNFISFNDSVQVTTALDSSAIFSDDIAIFAPQLKDWNEKILISGEAKGFVKRFNAKNIDLYYGEKTHIVGNLSADGLPRYKETFADIKLKPSVILARDLKKFIPAKNYALVERLGTVKLEGDFLGFYSDFVAHGSFATALGKVVSDINLKINKNPDLSTYTGYLKTDKFALGKFIGDPRTLQAITMNGKVKGTGFNLASARLNLDATIQSVGILGYNYRNITIDATLSQKLVAGKLKIYDPNVELSAEGTINLSQASPTFDLTSNINRANLQALKLLNKNFVLQTNTDLNFTGLTLDDLLGQATFQNTTLTYGQEIINFDSVAIKSARTNGQRSIDVSSNILDFSATGNFEVSRFIADFSTFVREDILSFKSNQSATETYYRQKKTYTGPDYELGLIFRFKKGNPFLKAYVPELYLAENTLFTGNFRQGPNSIFNLYSHLDTLIYGKYRFYNNDFEINNSKLQTSPTVLAGVVFSSRNQQFAAAAPSENLFVEGIWNDSTINFSTNIAQTGSSNKATVTGNISFPPDKVQIVLDQSQINILGKQWNIRPNNSILIGGAGKEIEVNGLELFYGNQSVNVTGQASRHPEKELVMEVKNFQLENLVPLLNQQIYGVLNARASASNLFNKSIILSKLTVDSLRLDTIYIGEISGFTDWDKNEDKIKVDLGVFRSNMRVVSVTGDYNPQSEDNPLNLLAVMDEAPIKLVEPLLKTLFSDLSGIMEGRVQINGRLNGPVLVGSAFVTNGRFRVNYLNTYYSFSDRIYFTDKDIAFRNIRVRDMFNNSATIAGIIQHQGFQNMELNLKGDFRKFMVLNTTRAENSLYYGTAIATGTASLTGTPSNLFITVNARSEGGTKMSIPLDGQQEAKRQSYIQFVNHKQKDSVATDSTVDVPRVDLAGINLNFNLGITDDAELEIIFDEETGDIVRGSGNGRINLNIDTRGEFTMDGQVEIVKGYYNFTLYNIIRKGFNIRPGGTITWNGDPYAGIMDLTATYTQRIVLPTSITQEQSNIRYPVTAVMDLEGKLLAPEIKLNLEFEDTPSTLETQINAYLADIRNNQDELNRQVFNLLILKRLSDPSNTAQATVGTQVDNALGLTSSLSQALSNQLGNLISQLDSNLEIDIGLDGFSNQQINDLQLRLSYSLFKGRLRLSHEGGLPGSNNYASNPSNPNYTPTGAEVPGSWRADVYLRADGKLRLKLEYNITPYSYSTSLGQTSVSSLRGSILHTERFDTFSELFARRKMRRRDRKATEKIIIDSDERVGL; encoded by the coding sequence TTGGAAAACGAAATAAATAATAAGTGGACTGGTGTATTTAAAACTACTCTCCGAATAGTTATCGGCCTGTTTTTATTCATTTTTTTACTTTTAGCTGGTTTAATTCTCGCCTTACGGCAACCTTCCATTCAAACCAGCGTGGTGCAAAAAGCCTCTACCTTTCTCTCGTCTAAAATAGGACACCAGGTAACCATTGGACGAGTGGATATTCGGTTTTTCAACAAAGTTATACTGGAAAAAGTAAAAGTTCTTGATCGGAAGAAAGAAGAATTATTTTATATCGGTGAAGCTGAGGCTAGTTTAAGCGGATTTTCTTTAAGTAACTACCGTAAATTAACCATTGAACAACTAAAGTTAGTTGATCCGCATGCCGCATTTATCCGATATAAAACGGCCGATTCGATGAATTTAAGCGTTTTTTTGGCTTCCATAAAAAAATTAATTAAATCTGATACTACCAAAACTGCCAAAGCTAAATTTGATTTTAAAATAAATTCCCTAGCTATTCAAAACGGCCATTTTCGCTACGAAAATCAAAAACGGGAGCCGGTTACTTTTGGTATGGATTACCAGCACCTGGATATTGATAGCATTAACGTAAAAATATCGGACATTGCTTTTTTAGGAGATACCATACAAACCCGCATCACCGACCTGCAAGCCCACGAGCATAAATCTAACGCTAATCTTAAAAATTTAGATGCACGCATGGTTTACGCGCCCACCTTTTGGGAATTTGCAGAATTAGATTTACGCCTAAATAACAGCAACCTGCGCCATTATGTCCGTTTTGATTATAAACGTTTCTGGAACTTTATTTCTTTTAACGATAGTGTTCAGGTAACCACAGCCCTCGATTCTTCGGCCATATTTTCAGATGATATTGCCATATTTGCGCCGCAATTAAAAGACTGGAACGAAAAAATTCTTATTTCCGGCGAAGCCAAAGGTTTTGTTAAACGTTTTAACGCTAAAAACATTGACCTTTATTACGGCGAAAAAACGCACATTGTCGGAAATTTAAGTGCCGATGGCTTGCCGCGTTATAAAGAAACCTTTGCGGATATAAAACTAAAACCTTCGGTAATACTAGCCCGGGATCTGAAAAAATTTATTCCAGCTAAAAATTATGCCTTGGTCGAGCGTTTGGGAACGGTAAAGTTAGAAGGCGATTTTTTAGGTTTTTATTCTGATTTTGTAGCGCATGGTTCTTTCGCTACAGCCTTAGGCAAGGTAGTGTCGGATATCAATCTTAAAATAAATAAAAATCCAGACTTATCTACCTACACGGGTTATCTTAAAACCGACAAGTTTGCTTTAGGCAAATTCATTGGAGATCCGCGAACCTTACAAGCTATCACAATGAATGGCAAAGTAAAAGGCACCGGTTTTAACCTGGCTTCTGCCCGTTTAAATTTAGATGCCACCATTCAATCGGTGGGGATATTAGGGTATAACTACCGGAACATTACTATTGATGCCACCTTAAGTCAGAAGTTAGTAGCCGGTAAACTTAAAATATACGATCCCAACGTCGAACTTTCGGCCGAAGGAACAATTAATTTAAGCCAGGCAAGTCCCACATTTGACTTAACTAGTAATATAAACCGGGCCAACCTGCAGGCTTTGAAGCTTCTAAACAAGAACTTTGTTCTACAAACCAATACTGATTTAAACTTTACCGGTTTAACCTTAGATGATTTACTGGGACAGGCTACTTTCCAAAACACAACCCTTACTTACGGTCAGGAAATTATTAATTTTGATTCGGTTGCCATTAAATCTGCCCGAACAAATGGCCAACGTTCTATCGATGTAAGCAGCAATATTCTGGATTTTTCGGCTACAGGCAATTTTGAGGTTTCCCGGTTTATAGCTGATTTTTCTACGTTTGTGCGGGAAGATATTTTAAGTTTTAAAAGCAACCAATCGGCTACTGAAACTTATTACCGTCAGAAAAAGACCTATACCGGTCCGGATTATGAATTAGGTTTAATCTTCCGTTTTAAGAAAGGCAACCCATTTCTAAAAGCATATGTACCAGAGCTATACCTGGCAGAGAACACTCTTTTTACAGGTAATTTCCGGCAAGGTCCCAACTCTATTTTTAACTTATACAGCCATCTAGATACCCTTATTTACGGTAAATACCGGTTTTACAATAACGATTTTGAGATTAATAATTCTAAGTTACAAACCAGTCCAACGGTATTAGCCGGCGTAGTTTTTTCTTCGCGGAACCAGCAGTTTGCGGCAGCGGCTCCCTCCGAGAACTTGTTTGTGGAAGGCATCTGGAACGACAGCACCATTAATTTTTCAACTAATATAGCGCAAACGGGTAGTAGCAATAAAGCTACCGTAACGGGTAATATTAGTTTTCCGCCGGATAAAGTTCAAATTGTTTTAGATCAATCCCAGATTAACATTTTGGGTAAACAATGGAACATCCGACCTAACAATAGCATTTTGATTGGCGGCGCCGGCAAAGAAATTGAAGTAAACGGCCTGGAATTGTTTTACGGGAACCAGAGTGTTAATGTAACCGGGCAGGCTTCGCGTCATCCGGAGAAAGAATTAGTAATGGAAGTAAAAAACTTTCAGCTCGAAAATTTGGTTCCGCTCCTAAATCAGCAAATCTATGGCGTTTTAAATGCCCGGGCATCGGCTTCCAACTTATTTAATAAATCCATTATCCTCAGTAAACTTACCGTCGACTCCTTGCGTCTGGATACTATTTATATCGGTGAAATTAGTGGTTTCACCGATTGGGACAAGAATGAAGATAAGATTAAAGTAGATTTAGGAGTTTTCAGAAGTAATATGCGGGTAGTATCTGTTACCGGCGATTACAATCCGCAATCTGAAGATAACCCGCTTAATCTTTTAGCGGTAATGGACGAAGCACCCATTAAACTGGTTGAGCCTTTATTAAAAACCTTATTTTCCGATTTATCGGGGATTATGGAAGGCAGGGTACAAATAAATGGCCGCCTGAACGGGCCGGTTCTCGTAGGTTCGGCGTTTGTGACCAACGGCCGTTTTCGGGTAAATTATTTAAATACCTATTATTCTTTTAGCGACCGAATTTACTTTACCGATAAAGACATTGCTTTCCGAAATATTAGAGTCCGGGATATGTTTAATAACTCGGCCACTATAGCTGGTATTATCCAACACCAGGGATTCCAGAACATGGAACTAAATTTAAAAGGCGATTTTCGGAAGTTTATGGTATTAAATACCACCCGGGCCGAAAACTCGCTTTACTACGGTACTGCAATTGCCACAGGTACGGCTAGCTTAACCGGAACTCCGTCCAATTTATTTATTACGGTAAATGCCCGCAGCGAAGGCGGTACCAAAATGTCGATTCCATTGGATGGCCAGCAAGAAGCCAAACGACAAAGTTATATTCAGTTTGTTAATCACAAGCAGAAGGATTCGGTAGCGACTGATTCTACGGTGGATGTTCCACGGGTAGATTTAGCTGGTATTAACCTTAATTTTAACTTAGGTATTACCGACGATGCAGAACTAGAAATAATTTTCGATGAAGAAACCGGTGATATTGTGCGTGGATCGGGTAATGGTCGTATTAATTTAAATATTGATACCCGCGGCGAATTTACCATGGATGGCCAAGTGGAGATTGTGAAGGGCTATTATAATTTTACCTTGTATAATATAATCCGGAAAGGCTTTAATATTAGACCAGGCGGCACCATTACCTGGAATGGCGACCCTTATGCCGGCATTATGGACCTTACCGCTACTTACACCCAACGAATTGTTTTACCTACCAGTATTACTCAGGAACAAAGTAACATCCGGTACCCGGTTACGGCAGTTATGGACTTAGAAGGCAAATTACTCGCGCCCGAAATTAAGTTGAACCTGGAATTTGAAGATACTCCCTCCACCTTAGAAACCCAGATAAACGCTTACCTGGCCGATATCCGCAACAATCAGGACGAATTAAACCGCCAAGTCTTTAATTTACTAATATTAAAACGTTTATCCGACCCAAGTAATACCGCTCAAGCTACCGTTGGTACTCAAGTAGATAATGCCCTGGGCTTAACCAGCAGCTTGAGTCAGGCTCTATCGAACCAACTTGGCAACTTAATCTCCCAACTAGATAGTAATTTAGAAATTGATATAGGGCTGGATGGCTTTTCTAACCAACAGATAAACGATTTACAACTTCGGTTGAGCTATTCCTTGTTTAAAGGCAGATTACGCCTAAGCCACGAAGGTGGATTACCAGGTAGTAATAATTACGCTAGCAATCCGAGTAACCCGAACTACACCCCAACTGGAGCCGAAGTGCCAGGATCGTGGCGGGCGGATGTTTATTTGCGGGCTGACGGAAAACTTCGTTTAAAATTAGAGTATAACATAACTCCGTACTCCTATTCTACTAGCCTGGGCCAGACTTCGGTGAGTAGTTTACGAGGCAGTATTTTACACACCGAGCGCTTTGATACCTTCTCGGAATTATTTGCCCGCCGTAAAATGCGCCGCCGCGATCGTAAAGCCACCGAAAAAATAATTATCGATTCCGACGAACGAGTAGGGCTTTAG
- a CDS encoding bifunctional riboflavin kinase/FAD synthetase — MQVIRSLSEFPELSRAVVTSGTFDGVHIGHQKILQRLIQIAQQTNGQSVVITYWPHPRLVLHPETQNLHLLSTIEERIEQLAVFGIDYLLIIPFTREFASLDSEQFITDILIKTIHTKKLVIGYDHRFGRNRMGSFEYLRQHAPELGFEVEEIPRQDIDHMAVSSTKIRVALENGEVKIANTYLGRSYSLRGTVVKGKQLGRTLGYPTANLDVSDQHKLIPKQGIYTVKVKIQQQVWGGMLSIGTNPTVGGTQQTIEVNIFDFEGDLYGQEITLLFVDRIRDEENYASLEELISQLHRDKETALHTLNHGL, encoded by the coding sequence ATGCAGGTAATTCGTAGCCTTTCGGAGTTTCCGGAATTAAGCCGGGCAGTAGTTACCAGTGGTACCTTCGATGGAGTGCATATAGGCCACCAAAAAATTTTACAGCGTTTAATTCAAATTGCCCAGCAAACCAACGGGCAAAGTGTGGTTATTACGTATTGGCCTCATCCGCGCCTGGTCTTACATCCCGAAACGCAAAATCTACATTTACTTTCCACCATTGAAGAGCGTATTGAGCAACTGGCCGTTTTTGGTATTGATTATTTGCTTATAATTCCGTTTACGCGGGAGTTTGCCAGCCTCGACTCTGAGCAGTTTATCACCGATATTTTAATAAAAACCATCCACACTAAAAAGCTGGTTATTGGCTACGATCACCGATTCGGTCGTAACCGTATGGGTAGTTTTGAATATTTGCGCCAGCATGCTCCCGAATTAGGTTTTGAAGTAGAAGAAATTCCTCGCCAGGATATTGATCATATGGCGGTAAGCTCTACTAAAATCCGGGTTGCCCTGGAGAATGGGGAAGTTAAGATTGCCAATACTTATTTGGGACGTTCTTATTCATTAAGGGGTACGGTAGTAAAAGGTAAGCAACTGGGTCGTACTTTAGGATATCCTACTGCCAACCTCGACGTTTCGGATCAGCATAAACTAATACCCAAACAGGGCATTTACACGGTAAAAGTTAAAATACAGCAACAAGTATGGGGCGGCATGCTGAGTATTGGTACCAACCCTACTGTAGGTGGCACGCAACAAACTATAGAAGTAAATATTTTTGACTTTGAAGGAGATTTATACGGTCAGGAAATTACTTTATTGTTCGTAGACCGCATACGGGATGAAGAAAACTATGCCAGTTTAGAAGAATTAATTTCACAATTGCACCGCGATAAAGAAACTGCCTTACACACCTTAAATCACGGCCTCTAA
- a CDS encoding tail fiber domain-containing protein, translated as MKIDGKRVIAIAIVAFFSSISFSFAQQVPEQDLKKNVIPILNGLAYVQQLEPKMYQYDTRKFNKLNLPSGQQFGFLADEVQKVLPELVSSESQSYMVGKNTYRNSTLKNTDLESMIPLLVAAIKEQQKQIDELKRQLEASAK; from the coding sequence ATGAAGATAGATGGAAAGAGAGTAATAGCAATTGCCATAGTGGCATTTTTTAGTAGTATATCCTTTAGCTTTGCGCAACAGGTACCAGAACAGGATTTGAAAAAAAATGTAATTCCTATTTTAAACGGACTGGCTTACGTGCAGCAATTAGAGCCTAAAATGTATCAATACGACACCCGAAAATTTAATAAATTAAACCTACCTAGTGGTCAGCAATTTGGCTTTTTAGCCGATGAGGTACAAAAAGTATTGCCGGAGTTAGTAAGTTCCGAATCGCAGTCGTACATGGTGGGTAAAAACACCTATCGGAATTCGACCCTTAAAAATACGGATTTAGAAAGTATGATTCCGCTATTGGTGGCAGCCATTAAAGAACAACAAAAACAGATTGATGAATTAAAACGTCAATTAGAGGCAAGTGCTAAATAA
- a CDS encoding undecaprenyl-diphosphate phosphatase, whose product MSFWHAIILAIVEGLTEFLPVSSTGHMIIVSSLMGINTSEFTKMFTVNIQFGAILSVFVLYRKRFFQSFDFYKKLLIAFIPAIVIGALLNDVIDAMLESVVTVAISLVLGGIVLLFVDKWFNNDPTHSTPSTRQAFVIGLAQCLAMIPGVSRSAASIIGGLAQGISRKAAAEFSFFLAIPTMLAAASYKFITDFLHLDIKDDILKMNTTKIQASLNQLSAHDLQIILVGNLVAFVVAMFAIKFFINFLTKYGFKFFGIYRIIVGVLLLVFLFFGMDLSV is encoded by the coding sequence ATGAGTTTCTGGCACGCAATTATTCTGGCTATTGTAGAAGGCCTCACTGAGTTTTTACCCGTATCTTCTACCGGCCACATGATCATCGTTTCAAGTTTGATGGGCATTAATACTTCGGAGTTTACCAAAATGTTTACGGTAAATATTCAATTCGGGGCTATCTTATCAGTATTTGTTCTTTACCGCAAACGTTTTTTTCAATCCTTCGATTTTTATAAAAAACTGCTTATTGCATTTATTCCGGCAATAGTTATTGGTGCGTTGCTCAACGATGTAATTGATGCTATGCTGGAGAGTGTAGTTACAGTTGCTATTTCCCTGGTGTTAGGCGGTATAGTTTTACTATTCGTAGATAAATGGTTTAACAACGATCCGACGCACAGTACTCCTTCTACCAGGCAAGCTTTTGTAATTGGATTAGCGCAATGCCTTGCTATGATTCCGGGAGTTTCCCGGTCGGCGGCTTCTATAATTGGCGGTTTGGCGCAAGGCATTTCCCGGAAAGCAGCCGCCGAATTTTCCTTTTTTCTCGCTATTCCTACCATGTTGGCGGCAGCCAGTTATAAGTTTATCACTGATTTTTTACACCTGGATATTAAAGACGATATTCTTAAAATGAATACTACCAAAATTCAGGCAAGTCTGAACCAGTTATCGGCCCACGACTTACAGATTATCTTAGTAGGTAACCTGGTAGCTTTTGTGGTGGCAATGTTTGCCATTAAGTTTTTTATTAATTTTTTAACGAAATACGGGTTTAAGTTTTTTGGCATTTACCGCATTATTGTAGGCGTATTGCTGCTGGTATTTTTATTTTTTGGAATGGATTTGAGTGTATAG
- a CDS encoding cell division protein FtsX, whose translation MAKHPNKPTRKKKLGSYPHAMVIFTITLALFVIGLFSTLLIHASKLSDVVKQSIEVQVYLDFDLTQTQLTRLKNTFSQKEYIAYLNQIPQVRFFSKEEGAKEFIQESGEDFMAFLGDNPLRDAYIININPDFADSEHLKKIKAELEEIDGVYEVQYVASLIDSINQNLKKISIILLSFAGILVLVVVILINNTIKLAMFSQRFLIRSMQLVGATAGFIQRPFMNRAVLQGFISGLLASGMLFGLLSYAYYQINELYLLRDETQLIILAVLLVILGMVIGFISSFRAVRKYMHLSLDELY comes from the coding sequence ATGGCAAAACACCCTAATAAACCTACCCGCAAAAAGAAGCTTGGCAGTTACCCGCACGCCATGGTTATTTTTACCATTACCCTGGCTCTTTTTGTAATTGGCTTATTCAGCACCTTGCTTATTCACGCGAGTAAATTATCTGATGTGGTTAAGCAAAGTATTGAAGTACAAGTTTATCTGGATTTTGATTTAACGCAAACGCAACTGACCCGCCTTAAAAACACCTTTTCGCAAAAAGAATACATTGCTTATTTAAACCAAATACCCCAAGTACGTTTCTTTTCGAAAGAAGAAGGTGCTAAAGAATTTATTCAAGAAAGCGGCGAAGATTTTATGGCTTTTTTGGGGGATAATCCCTTACGAGATGCTTATATCATCAACATCAATCCCGACTTTGCCGATTCAGAACACCTGAAAAAAATAAAAGCCGAACTAGAGGAAATAGATGGGGTATACGAAGTGCAATATGTAGCCAGCCTGATTGATTCTATAAATCAAAATCTTAAAAAAATCAGCATTATTCTGCTCAGCTTTGCGGGTATTCTGGTGTTGGTGGTAGTTATTTTAATTAATAATACCATAAAGCTGGCCATGTTTTCGCAACGATTCTTAATTAGGAGCATGCAATTGGTGGGAGCTACTGCCGGTTTTATTCAACGGCCGTTTATGAACCGGGCTGTATTACAAGGTTTTATCAGCGGTTTGCTCGCTTCGGGTATGTTGTTTGGTTTGTTAAGTTATGCCTATTACCAGATTAATGAGCTTTATTTACTGCGCGACGAAACCCAATTAATTATTCTGGCGGTTTTGCTGGTGATTCTGGGCATGGTAATTGGGTTTATCAGCTCCTTTCGGGCCGTTCGGAAATACATGCATTTATCCTTGGATGAACTTTATTAA
- a CDS encoding DUF3098 domain-containing protein codes for MENKNEFAFGRKNYLLLIVGLVVLAIGFIIMTLDTEPYGEGFLGITLGPIILVIGFIIEFFAIMVKDRKKA; via the coding sequence ATGGAAAATAAAAATGAGTTTGCCTTCGGCAGAAAGAATTACCTTTTATTGATTGTGGGTTTAGTAGTTTTAGCTATTGGATTTATTATCATGACCTTGGATACTGAACCTTACGGCGAAGGATTTTTGGGCATTACTTTAGGTCCCATCATTTTAGTAATCGGATTTATTATTGAGTTTTTTGCTATTATGGTGAAAGACCGTAAAAAAGCATAA